A single window of Planktothrix serta PCC 8927 DNA harbors:
- a CDS encoding Mo-dependent nitrogenase C-terminal domain-containing protein has protein sequence MSYLTFVSRGTTPVPSAPVSPSSSFDPFPSKRRFTPLRPIRNWLESIKIQDPKFAHRLCELIPSQCPFERDIKLFGHLLFHIPPLCKLNPFYEELVSLRFQALCYLADECGEDISAYC, from the coding sequence GTTAGTCGCGGAACAACTCCTGTTCCATCTGCTCCAGTTTCTCCGTCTAGTTCCTTCGATCCCTTCCCCTCCAAACGTCGATTTACACCTCTACGTCCGATTCGCAATTGGCTAGAAAGCATTAAAATCCAAGACCCAAAGTTCGCTCATCGCTTGTGTGAACTCATCCCCTCCCAATGTCCGTTTGAACGGGATATTAAACTATTCGGTCATCTCCTCTTCCATATTCCGCCTCTGTGTAAACTCAATCCTTTCTATGAGGAATTAGTGTCTCTGCGCTTTCAGGCGTTATGTTATTTGGCGGATGAATGTGGAGAAGATATTTCAGCTTATTGTTGA
- a CDS encoding Dethiobiotin synthetase — MDYKTAYNFLIDQGMALETQKNPDAFLIRLKQGQPPIPGQVTSILLALKIAYDTLKETSTFEKILVLALHQLAMESHQQFASGRNRGVEWPPLLQEDLHRISLAVKSIFSGHWLVEK; from the coding sequence ATGGATTACAAAACAGCCTACAATTTTTTAATTGATCAAGGCATGGCATTAGAAACACAAAAAAACCCCGATGCGTTTTTAATCCGCTTGAAACAGGGTCAACCTCCGATTCCGGGTCAGGTCACGTCTATTTTATTAGCCTTGAAAATTGCTTATGATACCCTAAAAGAAACGTCAACTTTTGAAAAAATCCTTGTATTGGCGTTACATCAATTAGCAATGGAAAGTCATCAACAATTTGCATCCGGTCGCAACCGAGGCGTTGAATGGCCCCCTTTATTACAAGAAGACTTACATCGTATTTCTCTAGCCGTTAAAAGTATTTTTTCCGGTCATTGGTTGGTAGAAAAATAG
- a CDS encoding SDR family NAD(P)-dependent oxidoreductase: MQKQVCLITGGSSGIGLMTALELAKQGNHVFIACRSQLKANQAIDYIKTQTNQGKVEFLPLDLASLKSIHSCVDLFDQRQLPLNVLINNAGIFNQSGTTKEGFELIWGTNYLGHFLLTYLLLDKLKTSESSQILFIASDLALWSKNLAWKLWVKKTPLNFLKLYADSKVCLLLLMRDLLQNVLSQTSVRVNALHPGFVQSNITIWHRLSRFFKIGNSPQKISLNLIKFLTYPEYCLINGQFLNRNLQPMPLTDLAQNDHLGRQLWEQSLFWTGLSNLSSKAPITYHQEDGIWGPYSLNLTEIEIQEIQNHIFTTVLPHSPSHLIFNSYQFLKKADFGSLMLLLIQGYKRQFNMERHLDSPVVLKLCQNPNLLQKVKEYLGESPLLWRSELWVNYPAQQLIPLWHQDRYPQLLTKTGKTLHVYMALTEVNAGNGFQYLPNKYNSLCPVKMNDPFSGNPFFDVKAEIEKAALPVSLKPGEFIFFTDDLIHRSICNISGQVRLSLTLRLAESTVKVCGSYSSHLQSPILFL, translated from the coding sequence ATGCAAAAACAAGTTTGTCTAATTACAGGGGGAAGTTCAGGAATTGGTTTAATGACAGCATTAGAACTAGCAAAACAGGGAAATCATGTGTTTATTGCTTGTCGTTCTCAACTCAAAGCCAATCAAGCGATTGATTATATTAAAACCCAAACAAATCAGGGGAAAGTTGAATTTTTACCCCTAGATTTAGCCTCGTTAAAATCAATTCATTCCTGTGTTGATTTATTTGATCAACGTCAACTTCCTTTGAATGTCTTAATTAATAATGCTGGTATTTTCAATCAATCTGGAACCACAAAAGAAGGGTTTGAATTAATTTGGGGAACTAATTATTTAGGACATTTTTTACTCACTTATTTACTCTTAGATAAACTCAAAACATCAGAATCGAGCCAAATTTTATTCATAGCTTCTGATTTGGCTTTATGGTCAAAGAATCTAGCTTGGAAATTATGGGTCAAAAAAACACCTTTAAACTTCCTCAAATTATATGCCGATTCTAAAGTTTGTTTACTGCTGTTAATGCGGGATCTCCTGCAAAATGTATTGAGTCAAACCTCCGTCAGAGTGAATGCCTTGCATCCGGGTTTTGTCCAATCTAATATTACAATTTGGCATCGTTTAAGCCGTTTTTTTAAGATTGGGAATTCTCCTCAAAAAATTAGTCTAAATTTGATTAAATTTTTGACTTATCCCGAATATTGCTTAATTAATGGTCAATTTTTAAATCGAAACTTGCAACCGATGCCTTTAACAGATCTCGCTCAAAATGATCATTTAGGTCGTCAATTATGGGAACAAAGTTTATTTTGGACAGGATTATCTAATCTGAGTTCAAAAGCACCCATTACCTATCATCAAGAAGATGGAATCTGGGGGCCATATTCTTTAAATTTAACCGAAATCGAGATCCAAGAGATTCAAAACCATATCTTTACAACTGTTTTACCCCATTCTCCCAGTCATCTAATTTTTAATAGCTATCAGTTCTTAAAAAAAGCAGATTTTGGATCATTAATGTTACTTCTGATTCAAGGGTATAAACGACAATTTAATATGGAAAGACATTTAGATTCTCCTGTAGTTTTGAAACTCTGTCAAAATCCTAATTTACTCCAAAAAGTTAAGGAATATTTAGGAGAATCACCCTTGCTTTGGCGTTCAGAATTGTGGGTTAATTATCCCGCACAACAATTAATCCCCCTTTGGCATCAAGATCGATATCCTCAGTTATTAACAAAAACTGGAAAAACCCTTCATGTTTATATGGCTTTAACTGAAGTGAATGCTGGAAATGGGTTTCAATATTTACCCAATAAATATAACTCTTTGTGTCCTGTAAAAATGAATGATCCCTTTAGTGGTAATCCTTTTTTTGACGTTAAAGCAGAAATAGAAAAAGCAGCCTTACCTGTGAGTTTAAAACCCGGAGAATTTATCTTTTTTACTGATGATTTAATTCATCGTTCTATTTGTAATATTAGCGGTCAAGTTCGTTTATCTTTAACACTGCGTCTTGCAGAATCAACGGTAAAAGTCTGCGGAAGTTATAGTTCTCACCTACAATCTCCGATTTTATTTCTGTAA
- the guaA gene encoding glutamine-hydrolyzing GMP synthase has translation MSPQTQTPTQTQNTDTTVEKLNRQMVVILDFGSQYSELIARRIRETEVYSEVISYRTTAEQLKALNPKGIILSGGPNSVYDDAAPECDPKLWELNIPILGVCYGMQLMVKQLGGGVERAKRAEYGKASLQIDDPTDLLTNVEQGATMWMSHADSCTALPPGFEILAHTDNTPCAAIADHEKRFYGVQFHPEVVHSIGGQALIRNFIYHICRCQPTWTMEAFVEESIREIRARVGDKRVLLALSGGVDSSTLAFLLHRAIGDNLTCMFIDQGFMRKLEPERLVKLFHEQFHIPVQYVNARERFLKQLEGITDPEEKRKRIGREFIRVFEEESVRLGPFDYLAQGTLYPDVIESADTNVDPKSGERVAVKIKSHHNVGGLPKDLRFKLVEPLRKLFKDEVRKVGRSIGLPEEIVRRHPFPGPGLAIRILGEVTAEKLNILRDADLIVREEINKQGVYHDFWQAFAVLLPVRSVGVMGDHRTYAYPIVLRFVSSEDGMTADWSRVPYDLLELISNRIVNEVRGVNRVVYDITSKPPGTIEWE, from the coding sequence ATGTCCCCCCAGACTCAAACCCCAACTCAAACCCAAAATACTGATACGACCGTTGAAAAATTGAACCGACAAATGGTCGTTATTCTCGATTTTGGTTCCCAATATTCCGAATTAATCGCCCGCCGCATTCGGGAAACTGAAGTTTATTCTGAAGTAATTTCCTATCGGACAACCGCCGAACAACTCAAAGCACTCAACCCCAAAGGCATTATCCTCTCCGGTGGCCCTAATTCTGTTTATGATGACGCGGCTCCAGAATGTGATCCCAAACTGTGGGAGTTGAACATTCCCATTTTAGGGGTTTGTTATGGAATGCAGTTAATGGTGAAACAGTTAGGCGGTGGCGTAGAACGAGCTAAACGGGCGGAATACGGTAAAGCCTCCTTACAGATTGATGATCCCACCGACTTACTGACCAACGTTGAACAGGGCGCCACCATGTGGATGAGTCACGCCGACTCCTGTACTGCATTACCCCCTGGATTTGAGATTTTAGCCCATACCGATAACACGCCTTGCGCCGCTATTGCTGACCATGAAAAACGATTTTATGGCGTCCAATTCCATCCTGAAGTCGTGCATTCCATTGGCGGTCAAGCCTTAATTCGCAATTTTATTTATCATATTTGTCGCTGTCAACCGACTTGGACAATGGAAGCTTTTGTAGAAGAATCTATTCGAGAGATTCGCGCTAGAGTCGGTGATAAACGGGTTTTATTAGCACTTTCTGGGGGCGTTGATTCTTCAACCTTAGCATTTTTACTGCACCGCGCCATTGGTGATAATTTAACTTGTATGTTTATTGACCAAGGGTTTATGCGGAAATTGGAACCGGAACGATTAGTAAAATTATTTCATGAACAATTTCACATTCCGGTTCAATATGTTAATGCGCGGGAACGGTTCTTAAAACAACTTGAAGGAATTACTGATCCCGAAGAAAAACGGAAACGCATTGGTCGAGAATTTATTCGGGTTTTTGAAGAAGAATCTGTCCGTTTAGGGCCCTTTGATTATTTAGCTCAAGGCACATTATATCCTGATGTGATTGAGTCCGCCGATACGAATGTTGATCCCAAAAGTGGAGAACGAGTTGCGGTTAAAATTAAAAGCCATCACAATGTTGGCGGATTACCCAAAGATTTACGGTTTAAATTAGTTGAACCTCTGCGAAAACTGTTTAAAGATGAAGTCAGAAAAGTCGGGCGTTCGATTGGTTTACCTGAAGAAATTGTCCGCCGCCATCCTTTTCCTGGCCCAGGTTTAGCGATTCGGATATTAGGAGAAGTTACGGCTGAAAAGTTAAATATTCTCCGAGATGCGGATTTAATTGTTCGGGAAGAAATCAATAAACAAGGAGTTTATCACGATTTTTGGCAAGCTTTTGCGGTGTTACTTCCGGTGCGAAGTGTCGGTGTGATGGGAGATCATCGCACTTATGCTTATCCGATTGTCTTGCGATTTGTGAGTAGTGAAGATGGGATGACAGCCGATTGGTCACGGGTTCCCTATGATTTATTAGAATTAATTTCTAATCGGATTGTTAATGAAGTTCGTGGCGTGAATCGAGTAGTTTATGATATTACGTCTAAGCCGCCTGGAACGATTGAATGGGAATAG
- a CDS encoding FAD-binding oxidoreductase has product MIDINWDTFCSELSGIETIRDQTQVMKLSQDYYHFSPILQPLLQNKTGDIVVRPTTEAEILQVAKVCVKYKVPLTVRGAGTGNYGQCIPLAGGVILDISKLNKIKWIKPGLACVEPGVKLAAFDKQAREMGWELRMIPSTYRTATIGGFIEGGSGGIGSITYGQLRDRGNLQAARVITMEDEPGIIELRGDDVQKVNHAYGTNGIITELEIPLAPAYPWSEIIVTFDNFMTSARFGQALALSDGIIKKLISICASPIPSYFTAFKDIIPAGKPAALLMISETSLEPFQELVKEYKGTICYQKSSQETGKGTTIIEYTWNHTTLHARSVDPSITYLQTLLPADRKLELLEHLYDHFGDEVMQHLEFLRLHGEMHPASLQLVRFTTEERLNEIIRYHEERGAVIFNPHTYILEDGGMKMINLEQLQFKQKVDPYGLLNPGKMRAWLEREKHL; this is encoded by the coding sequence ATGATTGATATTAACTGGGATACCTTTTGTTCTGAACTATCGGGGATTGAGACGATTCGGGATCAAACCCAAGTGATGAAACTTTCCCAAGACTATTATCATTTTAGCCCAATTTTGCAACCGTTACTCCAGAATAAAACCGGAGATATTGTAGTACGTCCCACAACGGAAGCCGAAATATTACAAGTGGCTAAAGTTTGTGTGAAATATAAAGTTCCGCTCACGGTTAGAGGTGCGGGAACGGGAAATTATGGACAGTGTATTCCCTTAGCAGGAGGAGTAATTTTAGATATTTCTAAATTGAATAAAATTAAATGGATAAAACCAGGGTTAGCTTGTGTCGAACCTGGGGTTAAATTAGCAGCATTTGATAAACAAGCGAGGGAAATGGGATGGGAATTACGCATGATTCCTTCCACCTATCGAACAGCAACTATTGGGGGATTTATTGAGGGGGGAAGTGGGGGAATTGGTTCGATTACTTATGGACAATTACGCGATCGCGGTAACTTACAAGCAGCGCGAGTTATCACAATGGAAGATGAACCTGGGATTATTGAATTAAGAGGGGATGACGTGCAAAAAGTCAATCATGCTTATGGTACAAATGGGATAATTACGGAGTTAGAAATTCCCTTAGCTCCTGCCTATCCTTGGTCAGAAATTATTGTTACCTTTGATAATTTTATGACCTCGGCTCGATTTGGTCAAGCCTTAGCCTTATCCGATGGGATTATTAAAAAATTAATCTCTATTTGTGCATCTCCTATTCCCTCCTATTTTACTGCATTTAAAGATATAATTCCCGCCGGAAAACCCGCAGCATTGTTAATGATTTCCGAAACCAGTTTAGAACCGTTTCAAGAATTAGTTAAAGAATATAAGGGCACAATTTGTTATCAAAAATCATCCCAAGAAACCGGGAAAGGAACAACAATAATAGAATATACTTGGAATCATACGACATTACACGCTCGAAGTGTTGATCCATCAATTACCTATTTACAAACGCTATTACCTGCGGATCGAAAGTTAGAATTATTAGAACATCTTTATGATCATTTTGGGGATGAAGTTATGCAGCATTTAGAGTTTTTAAGACTACATGGAGAAATGCACCCCGCCTCTTTACAATTAGTGAGATTTACCACAGAAGAACGGTTAAATGAAATTATTCGTTATCATGAAGAACGAGGGGCTGTTATTTTCAATCCCCATACTTATATTTTAGAAGATGGCGGGATGAAAATGATTAATTTAGAACAGTTACAATTTAAACAAAAAGTAGACCCTTATGGGTTATTAAATCCAGGGAAAATGAGAGCTTGGTTAGAACGTGAAAAACATCTTTAA
- a CDS encoding DUF29 family protein — protein MEEILTLKELLLKGDIPGSLAVVEELEEMGRKDIVKTIRSYAIVLLIHLIKRQVEKRTTRSWDVSIQNAIFEIKDENKRPRSQSYYLSPEELEEVLEVAYKQAINKASLEVSEGIYEAKELEKLANKEEILKQAMELIKDE, from the coding sequence ATGGAAGAAATCCTAACCCTAAAGGAATTATTGTTAAAAGGGGATATTCCGGGTTCCCTTGCTGTTGTTGAAGAATTAGAAGAAATGGGTCGCAAAGATATTGTTAAAACCATTCGTAGCTATGCTATCGTTTTATTAATTCATTTAATTAAACGTCAAGTTGAAAAACGGACAACTCGGTCTTGGGATGTTTCAATTCAGAATGCTATTTTTGAAATAAAGGATGAAAATAAACGTCCTCGCTCACAAAGTTATTATCTGTCTCCAGAGGAACTTGAGGAAGTTTTAGAAGTTGCTTATAAACAAGCGATTAATAAAGCATCCTTAGAGGTTTCTGAAGGAATTTATGAAGCTAAAGAATTAGAAAAATTAGCCAACAAAGAAGAAATATTAAAGCAAGCGATGGAGTTAATTAAAGATGAATAA
- a CDS encoding DUF29 family protein: MEEILTLKELLLKGDIPGSLAVVEELEEMGRKDIVKTIRSYAIVLLIHLIKRQVEKRTTRSWDVSIRNSIREIQRENKRRKSGGYYLNYEELMETLEDAYLNAIDQASLEVSEGIYEPQELEKLVNREELLNQAFKLIT; this comes from the coding sequence ATGGAAGAAATATTAACCCTAAAGGAATTATTGTTAAAAGGGGATATTCCGGGTTCCCTTGCTGTTGTTGAAGAATTAGAAGAAATGGGTCGCAAAGATATTGTTAAAACCATTCGTAGCTATGCTATCGTTTTATTAATTCATTTAATTAAACGTCAAGTTGAAAAACGGACAACTCGGTCTTGGGATGTTTCAATTCGCAACTCAATTCGAGAAATTCAACGGGAAAACAAACGCCGAAAATCTGGAGGATATTACCTCAATTATGAAGAGCTAATGGAAACTTTAGAGGATGCTTATCTGAACGCAATTGATCAAGCGTCTTTAGAAGTTTCAGAAGGAATTTATGAGCCTCAAGAATTAGAAAAATTAGTCAATCGTGAAGAACTATTAAATCAAGCTTTTAAGTTAATTACATAA